The following proteins come from a genomic window of bacterium:
- a CDS encoding EscU/YscU/HrcU family type III secretion system export apparatus switch protein, whose product MTEDKKAAALRYDEERESAPRVIARGEGTVAEEIIRLARELDIAIYEDPDLVEILAALEVGQEIPEELYQVVAEILIFIYEMNESCGR is encoded by the coding sequence ATGACAGAAGATAAAAAAGCAGCGGCCTTAAGATACGATGAAGAAAGGGAATCGGCCCCCCGGGTAATAGCCAGGGGGGAGGGAACCGTAGCGGAAGAGATTATTCGCCTGGCCAGGGAGTTGGATATCGCTATTTATGAAGACCCTGACCTGGTAGAGATATTGGCGGCGTTGGAGGTGGGCCAAGAAATCCCAGAAGAGCTTTACCAGGTGGTAGCTGAGATTCTGATTTTTATCTATGAAATGAATGAAAGTTGTGGGAGATGA
- a CDS encoding flagellar hook-length control protein FliK: protein MPVSQITGDREIKLYASPYELSDFLRRVKLGEVLRGQIRDVLGQGKVVVGFKGFNLVAETGELDFSRGAVFYAQVKALSPKVVVKLVKPGEEMAEDVIRPLLRSFGGLVTKTKIEIARALTKSGLPVTKELVDEIAKNLAKLPPDKRNIPALVFLKAQGIPLSSRHVAAAKFHLFDQAGLSQRLSRLLNLVNQRDSPGLDPLLKDEIAATINRLFIKPGQADLIDQLRGYLARLGADYEYQIVRYHKKVRKSLKGQLLRLRSELVKSPDLASLLALTEEILGQIQAIQLINDGERRKSFYLPIPLQFPQGVEEAELKISRNPNRQRPIDPDDFHLALLLNTSNLGPVQMKARLKRKVFTGHFWLSDQRANRFVSAHIGELGERLDALGYFVGGITCSVKKAGSGERFRVEEPTEDYALKGIDVKV, encoded by the coding sequence ATGCCCGTCTCCCAAATTACCGGTGACCGAGAGATAAAGCTCTATGCCTCTCCCTACGAACTTTCTGACTTCTTAAGAAGGGTTAAATTGGGTGAGGTCCTACGGGGACAGATTCGGGATGTCCTGGGCCAGGGAAAGGTGGTGGTTGGTTTTAAGGGTTTTAACCTGGTGGCCGAGACAGGTGAGCTTGACTTCTCACGGGGGGCGGTCTTCTATGCCCAGGTGAAGGCCTTATCACCCAAGGTGGTGGTCAAGCTGGTCAAACCAGGAGAGGAGATGGCGGAAGACGTTATTCGCCCCTTACTCCGCAGCTTTGGTGGTTTGGTTACTAAAACAAAGATCGAGATTGCCAGGGCCTTAACAAAATCCGGCCTGCCAGTGACCAAGGAACTGGTTGATGAGATAGCTAAGAATTTAGCTAAACTTCCGCCGGATAAGAGGAATATCCCGGCCCTTGTTTTTCTTAAGGCCCAGGGAATTCCATTATCCTCCCGACACGTGGCGGCCGCGAAGTTTCATCTCTTTGATCAGGCTGGTCTGAGCCAGAGACTGTCACGTTTATTAAATCTGGTAAACCAAAGAGACTCACCTGGCCTTGATCCCTTACTTAAAGATGAGATTGCGGCTACGATTAACCGGCTTTTCATTAAGCCCGGTCAGGCTGACCTGATAGATCAGCTTAGAGGGTATTTAGCCAGACTGGGCGCCGACTATGAATATCAAATAGTCAGATACCATAAAAAGGTGAGAAAGAGCCTTAAGGGTCAGCTTCTTCGGCTCAGGTCGGAACTGGTTAAAAGTCCTGACTTAGCTTCTTTGCTTGCCTTGACCGAAGAAATATTGGGCCAAATCCAGGCCATCCAGTTGATTAATGACGGGGAGAGAAGAAAGAGCTTCTACCTGCCTATCCCCCTTCAATTCCCCCAGGGAGTAGAGGAGGCAGAGCTTAAGATTTCTCGAAACCCAAACCGCCAACGGCCCATTGATCCGGATGATTTCCACCTGGCCCTTCTGCTTAACACCTCAAACCTGGGGCCGGTCCAGATGAAGGCCAGACTCAAAAGAAAGGTATTTACCGGCCATTTCTGGCTTTCAGATCAAAGAGCCAACCGGTTTGTTTCTGCCCATATAGGTGAACTGGGAGAAAGACTCGATGCCCTGGGCTATTTCGTAGGTGGGATCACCTGTTCCGTCAAAAAAGCCGGTTCAGGCGAAAGGTTTCGAGTGGAAGAGCCTACCGAAGATTATGCGCTTAAGGGAATAGATGTTAAGGTGTAG
- a CDS encoding dihydroorotase codes for MSLLLKKGGILNPSTGNIEVLDVLISDSKIQKIASDIVDERALVIEAKDKLVVPGLVDVHVHFRQPGQEYKEDIHTGSQAAAAGGFTTVIAEPNTYPPIDTPSRLRRLLKMAREQSQINFYSKAAISKKMEGRKLVDVKALKEAGAVAISDDGYPVPGKRLMRHALIRGAEYGILVNPHCEESEFYRQRRLNKLGEQHPLFQQEPYTSEDEFVSRDVELAEETGAPIHISHVSLARTVEIIAEAKKRGVQITAEATPHHFLLTKEMGKEMGTNAKVNPPLRSKEDVDGVKAGLADGTIDIIASDHAPHSPVEKNLPWEKAPFGVIGLETTLGLVLTYLVRPGILTLKQAVEKMTSRPAKIFGLDKEGIGSLTPGEKANVTIIDLGKKWKVDVDRFYSKGRNCPFNGWELQGKAVMTIVGDKIVMKEEF; via the coding sequence TTGTCGCTTTTACTTAAAAAGGGAGGCATCCTAAATCCTTCCACCGGAAATATCGAGGTTTTAGATGTATTAATTAGTGATTCTAAAATCCAAAAAATCGCTTCAGATATTGTGGACGAAAGGGCCTTGGTGATAGAGGCAAAAGATAAATTAGTCGTCCCGGGTTTAGTTGATGTCCATGTTCATTTCAGGCAGCCTGGCCAGGAATATAAAGAGGATATTCATACAGGTTCTCAGGCCGCTGCCGCTGGGGGTTTTACTACCGTAATAGCCGAACCTAACACCTACCCTCCCATTGATACCCCTTCACGACTTAGACGCCTTCTAAAAATGGCCAGGGAACAGAGTCAAATTAATTTCTATTCTAAGGCGGCTATCAGCAAAAAAATGGAAGGAAGAAAGCTGGTAGATGTTAAGGCCTTAAAAGAGGCCGGCGCGGTGGCTATTTCTGACGACGGATATCCTGTCCCCGGCAAGAGATTAATGAGGCACGCCCTTATTAGAGGAGCAGAATATGGAATCTTAGTTAACCCGCATTGTGAAGAATCAGAATTCTACCGCCAAAGAAGGTTAAATAAACTTGGGGAACAGCATCCATTATTTCAGCAGGAACCGTATACTTCTGAAGACGAATTTGTTAGCCGTGATGTGGAATTGGCTGAAGAAACGGGGGCGCCTATTCACATCTCCCATGTCAGTCTGGCTCGAACGGTGGAAATAATTGCTGAAGCCAAGAAAAGAGGCGTTCAGATTACAGCGGAAGCCACCCCCCATCACTTTTTGTTGACCAAAGAAATGGGCAAGGAAATGGGGACTAATGCCAAAGTAAATCCTCCCTTAAGGTCAAAAGAAGATGTAGATGGAGTAAAAGCGGGGCTGGCTGATGGGACTATTGATATAATTGCCAGTGATCATGCCCCGCATTCACCGGTAGAAAAGAACCTCCCCTGGGAAAAGGCCCCTTTTGGAGTTATTGGTCTGGAAACAACCCTGGGCTTGGTTTTAACTTATTTAGTTCGGCCAGGCATTTTAACCTTGAAGCAAGCCGTGGAAAAAATGACTAGCCGGCCGGCTAAGATTTTTGGACTGGATAAAGAGGGCATTGGGAGTTTAACTCCAGGGGAAAAAGCAAATGTAACCATAATTGATCTGGGGAAAAAATGGAAGGTCGATGTGGATAGATTTTACTCCAAAGGCAGAAATTGCCCTTTTAATGGCTGGGAACTTCAAGGCAAGGCAGTAATGACCATAGTGGGAGATAAGATTGTGATGAAGGAAGAGTTTTGA
- a CDS encoding ribonuclease HII translates to MAETRTRGSLPSLDYEREARQQGRRLIAGVDEAGRGPLAGPVVAAAVILPDDINLPTVNDSKKLTPRQRELAYQNILEVALDWGIGVVNEGRIDRINILQATYEGMREAIFNLKSPPEFILVDGRAIPGLSIPQRALINGDSLSLSIAAASVVAKVIRDHIMLNYDRVYPEYGFARHKGYGTKAHLEAVAKWGPCKIHRRSFAPIKRSFS, encoded by the coding sequence ATGGCAGAAACTAGAACACGGGGCAGTCTCCCTTCCCTTGACTATGAAAGAGAAGCCCGGCAGCAAGGGCGTCGATTAATCGCCGGGGTGGATGAGGCCGGCCGAGGGCCGCTGGCTGGTCCGGTGGTAGCGGCGGCCGTTATTTTACCAGATGATATTAATCTCCCCACCGTAAATGATTCAAAGAAGTTGACCCCCAGACAAAGGGAGCTAGCTTATCAAAATATCTTGGAGGTAGCTTTAGACTGGGGAATAGGGGTGGTTAATGAGGGCCGCATCGACCGGATAAATATCTTACAGGCCACTTATGAAGGCATGCGGGAGGCAATCTTTAACCTAAAGAGTCCTCCTGAATTTATCCTGGTAGACGGCCGGGCTATCCCCGGCCTGAGCATTCCTCAACGGGCCTTAATCAATGGTGACAGCTTGAGCCTGTCCATTGCGGCTGCCTCGGTGGTGGCTAAGGTAATCAGGGACCACATTATGCTGAACTATGATCGGGTGTATCCAGAGTATGGATTTGCCCGGCATAAAGGATACGGAACCAAGGCCCACCTGGAGGCGGTGGCTAAATGGGGGCCATGTAAGATTCATAGGAGGAGCTTTGCACCGATAAAGAGGTCCTTCTCTTAA